Genomic segment of Apium graveolens cultivar Ventura chromosome 7, ASM990537v1, whole genome shotgun sequence:
TTACAAAAGCCAAAACGATGGCAAAACACATCTTACCAGTCCTATTGCTTCTCATATTGTCTCTTTCATTAGTTCATGCCCATAGGAAAAAACAAACTGGTGCTCTTAACAATCTAGTCAGAACTAAGCTTAAGAATAGAGAATTCTCGCTTATTGACACGAGCAACTTTGAGCCATACTTGCATGTTCAAGATGTTAAGGGTGTTTCAATTGATGATTCCGAGGAGAAAGACAAGATTGTGAAGTTGCCAGGACAGCCACCTGTTAAGTTTGATCAGTATGGTGGTTATATTACTGTTAATCAGTCTGCGGGTAGAGCTCTCTATTATTATTTTACTGAAGCTGAACAAGATAAGGAGTCTCTGCCTCTTCTTCTCTGGCTCAATGGAGGTAAGATTATTGATCCTTTGATTCACTGTTATTGTTTTCCTTGCATTTTAGTGTGTATTTTGCTACTAAAATATAGACTATATAACTTGTGGACTCACATAATAATCATGGTAGCAGAATCTTGTGGCTATCAGGCACCTTACTCTCTGTTTTGATTAAGACAAATATTCTTATTTATCaataaaatatttatgaaaatatattTGGCGTTCACCAAAAATGTCATAATTTGAAAAGATTGATTTAAATATACCACATGTCCCAACTTTCATATGTGCATCTATGAGCAAAAACAGATAGGTGTGCGAAGAGAGTTCTGAAATACATATCAGAACtcctttccttttcttttttttttggtACACATATCCCACAAACAAACATGTGGTATGGTATTTTGGTTTCTTCTGGATTATGATCTTTTGATTCTGAAATTTTCCTTATTTTTATGTATTTTGCAGGTCCTGGCTGTTCTTCACTGGCCTATGGAGCAATGCAGGAGCTCGGACCCTTCAGAGTGTACAGCGATGGCAAAACCCTATACAAGAATCTCTTTGCCTGGAATCATGGTGCCTAAACAGATACCACAACTCTTCTTTTGATTACAAAATGTCCTATTTAGTTATATGTATTTAACAATATACTTTATTAATTTTGCTTGATCAATTATTGGCATTACATGATGAGTAATTTCTTTAATCTTCCTAACAACTGTCAATAATTGGTTTCGAATGATTGTAGCTGCAAATGTTCTGTTCTTGGAATCACCAGCTGGAGTAGGATTTTCATACTCAAACACAACATTGGACTATTCAAACAGTGGAGATAAGATTACGGCTAAAGATAACTATGCTTTCTTGCTGAATTGGCTAGAAAGATTTCCAGAATACAAAAACAGAGACTTTTACATATCGGGGGAAAGCTATGCAGGCCATTATGTACCTGAACTTGCTCATACTATTCTCTATCACAACAAAAATACCAACAACACTCATATTAATCTCAAGGGCATCATTGTGAGTTTCTCTTTTAACTTCTGTATATTTTTTAGACATATGCTTGGTATTATATTAATGTATACTTATATAGCCTTTTAAAATACAATTCTACATTGCAGATTGGAAATGCAGTGATCAATGATGAGACTGATGACAAGGGAGTGTATG
This window contains:
- the LOC141670594 gene encoding serine carboxypeptidase-like 40 isoform X1, with protein sequence MAKHILPVLLLLILSLSLVHAHRKKQTGALNNLVRTKLKNREFSLIDTSNFEPYLHVQDVKGVSIDDSEEKDKIVKLPGQPPVKFDQYGGYITVNQSAGRALYYYFTEAEQDKESLPLLLWLNGGPGCSSLAYGAMQELGPFRVYSDGKTLYKNLFAWNHAANVLFLESPAGVGFSYSNTTLDYSNSGDKITAKDNYAFLLNWLERFPEYKNRDFYISGESYAGHYVPELAHTILYHNKNTNNTHINLKGIIIGNAVINDETDDKGVYDYLESHALISHKTLMQIHRYCNFSPNATSDPKCNTAQSASDQEVSDIDVYSIYSPVCTNSTLTRRPKKIKYEIDPCSDDYTYAYLNRPEVQEALHANVTKLDHDWEPCSDIITRWLDNPTTIIPLLKEFMANGLRVWIFSGDTDSVVPVTSTKYSLKHMKLHVKTPWHPWLINTQVGGFTEVYEGNLTFATVRGAGHEVPSYQPRRALALISHFLNGTPLPYKSPK